A single Cryomorphaceae bacterium DNA region contains:
- a CDS encoding 30S ribosomal protein S6 yields the protein MSNQYETVFILHPVLSEDQIKETVKKFQDLLKAGGAEFVSVEDWGLRKLAYPIQKKKSGFYHLFEFKAPGTLIDGIETELRRDERIMRFLTVRMDKYHVEYAEKRRKRLSNKKQEA from the coding sequence ATGTCGAATCAGTACGAGACCGTCTTCATCTTACATCCCGTTTTATCTGAAGACCAGATAAAGGAGACGGTAAAGAAATTCCAGGATTTACTCAAAGCCGGAGGCGCTGAGTTTGTATCCGTGGAAGACTGGGGGCTGCGCAAGTTGGCCTATCCCATCCAAAAGAAGAAAAGTGGATTCTACCACCTTTTCGAATTCAAAGCACCTGGTACCCTTATTGACGGTATTGAAACCGAATTGCGCCGTGATGAGCGCATCATGCGTTTCTTGACCGTACGTATGGACAAGTACCACGTAGAGTACGCTGAAAAGCGTCGTAAGCGTTTGTCGAACAAAAAACAGGAGGCATAA
- a CDS encoding IS1 family transposase, translated as MKICPRCQSERNVKSGVVGGRQRFRCKNCGYHFTVSKLGKKIDDYYVVKALQLYVEGVSFREIERLLGVSHVSVMNWVRAHKIKRPTTGDYHPTYKILTHDELMDFYRDRDNISGAGMIVTELGDKFMLIKWERFR; from the coding sequence ATGAAAATCTGCCCCCGTTGTCAAAGTGAGCGCAATGTAAAAAGTGGTGTCGTCGGCGGGCGACAACGATTCCGCTGTAAGAATTGTGGTTACCACTTCACGGTGAGTAAGTTGGGTAAGAAGATCGATGACTATTATGTCGTTAAAGCGCTACAGCTCTACGTTGAGGGGGTCAGCTTCCGAGAAATTGAACGACTTTTGGGCGTCAGTCATGTCAGTGTCATGAACTGGGTACGGGCCCATAAGATCAAGCGCCCGACCACTGGTGATTATCATCCTACCTATAAAATCTTGACCCACGATGAATTGATGGATTTTTATCGGGATCGAGACAATATATCCGGAGCTGGGATGATCGTAACAGAGCTCGGCGATAAATTTATGCTCATTAAATGGGAGCGTTTCCGCTAG
- a CDS encoding NADP-dependent isocitrate dehydrogenase, translating into MSFEKIKVANPVVEMDGDEMTRIIWQFIKDKLILPYLDIQLEYYDLGVEKRDETDDQITVDAAEAVKKHKVGIKCATITPDEARVEEFDLKKMWRSPNGTIRNIIGGTVFREPIIMSNVPRLVPGWTQPICIGRHAFGDQYRATDTVIKGRGKLTMSFIPEGGGEEQTWEVYNFEGDGGVAMSMYNTDESIYGFARSCMNQALAKKWPLYLSTKNTILKAYDGRFKDIFQEVFDSEFAEKFAAAGITYEHRLIDDMVAAALKWEGGFVWACKNYDGDVQSDTVAQGFGSLGLMTSTLLTPDGEVMEAEAAHGTVTRHYRQHQQGKKTSTNPIASIFAWTRGLAHRGKLDGNQALIDFANSLEAVCIETVESGRMTKDLALLIHGKDMTDEHWLTTEEFLAALDEGLQAKLGA; encoded by the coding sequence ATGAGTTTCGAAAAAATTAAAGTTGCCAATCCTGTGGTCGAAATGGATGGCGATGAAATGACGCGGATCATTTGGCAATTCATCAAGGACAAATTGATCCTTCCTTACCTCGATATCCAACTGGAATACTACGATTTGGGAGTTGAAAAGCGCGACGAAACGGATGATCAAATCACCGTGGACGCTGCTGAAGCTGTCAAAAAGCACAAGGTGGGTATCAAATGTGCGACCATCACACCAGATGAAGCGCGCGTTGAAGAATTTGACCTGAAGAAAATGTGGCGTTCTCCAAACGGAACCATCCGTAACATCATTGGAGGAACCGTTTTCCGCGAGCCGATCATCATGAGCAATGTACCTCGATTGGTTCCAGGATGGACACAGCCCATCTGCATCGGGCGTCACGCTTTCGGCGACCAGTACCGCGCTACAGACACCGTCATTAAAGGACGCGGAAAATTGACCATGAGCTTCATTCCTGAAGGTGGTGGTGAAGAGCAAACTTGGGAAGTGTACAACTTCGAAGGCGATGGTGGCGTTGCCATGAGCATGTACAACACCGACGAATCGATCTACGGATTTGCGCGCAGCTGTATGAATCAAGCCTTGGCTAAGAAGTGGCCGCTGTACTTGAGTACCAAGAACACCATTTTGAAGGCGTACGACGGACGATTCAAGGATATCTTCCAAGAAGTGTTTGACAGCGAGTTCGCTGAGAAGTTCGCCGCTGCTGGGATCACGTACGAGCACCGTTTGATCGACGACATGGTTGCTGCTGCCCTCAAGTGGGAAGGTGGATTTGTTTGGGCGTGTAAGAACTACGACGGAGACGTTCAGTCCGATACCGTTGCTCAAGGATTCGGTTCCTTAGGCTTGATGACCTCTACCCTTTTAACTCCAGATGGAGAAGTAATGGAGGCAGAAGCGGCTCACGGGACGGTAACCCGTCACTACCGTCAGCACCAACAAGGAAAGAAAACCTCGACCAACCCGATTGCCTCTATTTTCGCTTGGACGCGAGGACTGGCACACCGTGGGAAACTCGACGGCAATCAAGCCTTGATCGATTTCGCCAATTCACTGGAAGCGGTATGTATCGAGACCGTTGAAAGCGGGCGCATGACCAAAGACCTCGCCCTCTTGATTCACGGTAAAGACATGACCGACGAGCACTGGCTCACAACAGAGGAATTCTTGGCTGCCCTCGACGAAGGCTTGCAAGCCAAGTTGGGTGCCTAA
- a CDS encoding 16S rRNA (uracil(1498)-N(3))-methyltransferase, producing MPEFYAPDFDVSRPELPPDESKHAVRVLRLSEGDQVEVVNGRGQRFQCIISTADPKGTTLEVQDTFEEAPRAITFHLAIAPTKNRDRIEWLVEKAVELGVERITLLEGDHSERAKVNFDRLERIMVSAMKQSKRSWLPELKGLIKTSSFWPNVQEEEKYIAHCEKRDKVSIQSITGNSCVIAIGPEGDFSSSEIELAQSHGWMGLDLGDMRLRTETAGLLSCSVLALKSMELR from the coding sequence ATGCCGGAATTCTACGCCCCAGACTTTGATGTCTCCCGTCCGGAACTACCACCGGATGAAAGCAAGCACGCCGTCCGAGTCCTTAGGTTAAGCGAAGGAGACCAAGTAGAAGTTGTCAATGGCAGAGGTCAGCGCTTTCAGTGCATCATTAGCACTGCCGACCCGAAAGGAACAACCCTGGAAGTTCAAGACACATTTGAAGAAGCTCCGCGCGCCATCACTTTTCACCTCGCCATAGCCCCGACCAAGAATCGGGATCGAATCGAATGGCTGGTTGAAAAAGCGGTTGAACTCGGCGTGGAACGCATTACTTTACTCGAAGGAGACCACAGTGAAAGAGCAAAGGTCAACTTTGATCGACTTGAGCGCATCATGGTTTCCGCGATGAAACAAAGCAAGCGAAGTTGGCTTCCCGAACTCAAAGGTCTGATTAAAACTTCGAGTTTCTGGCCGAACGTACAGGAAGAAGAAAAGTACATTGCACATTGCGAAAAGCGAGATAAGGTTTCGATCCAATCCATCACCGGAAATTCTTGTGTCATCGCCATAGGTCCAGAGGGAGATTTTTCCTCATCCGAAATAGAACTCGCTCAATCTCATGGATGGATGGGACTCGATTTAGGCGATATGCGGCTTCGTACGGAGACGGCAGGCCTACTTTCTTGCTCAGTCTTGGCACTTAAGTCTATGGAATTGCGTTAA
- a CDS encoding porin produces the protein MRKAMLLFAVVGLCLHYTSSAQNVPTEYGSGLKVDLSDDGQKYFRLITWHQAWLTGAQNSNDEFQITPRLRRSRLLMFAQLSDRFLILTHFGLNNLTPAGLDPVGFSSQAQLFMHDAWVEFKVTDNIYLGSGLHYWNGISRLTNQSTLNIMPLDNTRMAWATIGTTDQFARHLGVYAKGKVGKLDYRVAWNKAAVNSLDQQAGLAITGDQAVYRGAALFGGKDAGNIYQGYFMYQFLDQESNKLPYLVGTYLGKKTVFNIGAGFYTHTNGSVTQDAMGDTIGHNVSHFGFDAFYDAPIGNEMAISALAAYYLMDYGPNYQLAGSSQVIASGNGFYGQVGLLLPAFTKIGRWQPYVTYLSRGVDALDGNYNHMGLGANYFISGHNAKVSLEYRNASPVAGENTSQWVMQAMIFL, from the coding sequence ATGAGAAAAGCGATGCTACTCTTCGCGGTGGTCGGCCTATGTCTACACTACACGTCCTCCGCACAAAATGTCCCAACCGAATACGGAAGCGGTCTTAAGGTCGACTTGAGCGATGATGGTCAAAAGTACTTTAGACTCATCACTTGGCACCAAGCTTGGCTAACCGGGGCCCAGAACTCCAACGACGAATTTCAAATTACACCGCGGCTGCGCCGTTCGCGATTGCTCATGTTCGCACAACTGAGCGATCGTTTTTTGATTCTGACCCACTTTGGACTGAATAACTTAACTCCTGCTGGATTGGATCCCGTTGGATTCAGTTCTCAAGCGCAGCTGTTTATGCACGATGCTTGGGTGGAATTCAAAGTGACCGACAATATCTACCTGGGTTCTGGTCTCCATTATTGGAACGGAATTAGCCGATTGACCAACCAGAGTACCCTGAACATCATGCCGCTGGACAATACGCGGATGGCTTGGGCAACGATTGGAACGACGGATCAGTTTGCCCGTCACCTCGGGGTATACGCCAAAGGTAAAGTAGGCAAGCTCGATTATCGAGTGGCTTGGAATAAGGCCGCGGTCAATAGCTTAGACCAGCAGGCTGGTTTGGCCATTACCGGCGATCAGGCGGTATACAGAGGAGCTGCACTTTTCGGAGGTAAGGATGCCGGGAATATCTATCAAGGATATTTCATGTATCAATTCTTGGATCAAGAATCGAATAAGCTTCCCTACCTAGTGGGTACCTACCTTGGGAAAAAGACGGTCTTCAACATCGGAGCTGGATTCTACACCCACACCAACGGAAGTGTGACTCAAGATGCGATGGGCGATACCATTGGCCACAATGTGAGCCACTTTGGATTCGACGCCTTCTACGATGCGCCTATAGGAAATGAAATGGCGATTTCGGCCCTAGCGGCCTATTACCTTATGGACTATGGTCCCAATTATCAATTGGCCGGCTCTAGCCAAGTCATCGCTTCGGGTAACGGTTTCTATGGTCAGGTCGGTCTTCTCCTTCCTGCTTTTACCAAGATTGGTCGTTGGCAGCCTTATGTCACGTATTTGTCTCGCGGAGTGGATGCTCTTGACGGTAACTACAACCATATGGGATTGGGAGCCAACTACTTCATCAGCGGACACAATGCTAAAGTTTCACTGGAGTACCGAAATGCTTCACCTGTTGCCGGTGAGAACACCAGTCAGTGGGTAATGCAAGCCATGATCTTCTTATAA
- a CDS encoding DUF4212 domain-containing protein has product MSNKSLQQYWKKNLGYLGILLAIWFVVSYVFGILLVDQLNAIRVGGFKLGFWFAQQGSIYTFVILIFVYVRLMNGLDREFDVEE; this is encoded by the coding sequence ATGAGTAACAAATCTTTACAACAGTATTGGAAAAAGAACTTGGGCTATCTGGGGATTCTCCTGGCCATCTGGTTCGTGGTTTCCTATGTCTTTGGAATCTTGCTGGTCGATCAGCTCAACGCCATTCGCGTGGGGGGCTTCAAGCTCGGTTTCTGGTTCGCCCAACAGGGCTCCATCTACACCTTCGTCATTTTGATCTTCGTCTACGTTCGGCTCATGAACGGTCTGGATCGCGAATTCGACGTGGAAGAATAA
- a CDS encoding 50S ribosomal protein L9 translates to MDIILKQDVENLGFKDDIVTVKPGYARNYLIPQGIGIMATPSAVKMLEETLRQRAHKEAKLIEDANKTAAALAEAEIVMKAKVAKGGTKLFGSVTASDLSAKLEEMGHNIDRKYIAITGGAAKALGNYEAVIRLHREVRANVSFEVAGE, encoded by the coding sequence ATGGATATCATTCTGAAACAAGACGTTGAGAACCTAGGGTTCAAAGACGATATCGTAACAGTTAAGCCAGGATACGCTCGTAACTACTTGATTCCACAAGGGATCGGTATTATGGCGACTCCTTCTGCAGTCAAAATGTTGGAAGAAACGCTTCGTCAGCGCGCTCATAAAGAAGCGAAGTTGATTGAAGACGCGAACAAGACTGCTGCTGCATTGGCGGAAGCTGAAATCGTAATGAAAGCAAAAGTAGCCAAAGGTGGAACCAAGTTGTTTGGTTCTGTTACCGCTTCAGACCTCTCTGCCAAATTGGAAGAGATGGGGCACAACATCGACCGCAAGTACATTGCGATCACCGGTGGTGCTGCAAAAGCACTTGGTAACTACGAAGCGGTAATCCGCTTGCACCGCGAAGTACGCGCGAACGTTAGCTTCGAAGTGGCTGGAGAATAA
- a CDS encoding DNA polymerase III subunit gamma/tau: MENFIVSARKYRPQNFESVVGQQSITRTLQNAIKSNHLAQALLFCGPRGVGKTTCARILAKAINLDDAGVELTGGDDDFSFNIFELDAASNNSVDDIRNLIDQVRFAPQRGKFKVYIIDEVHMLSQAAFNAFLKTLEEPPAHAIFILATTEKHKIIPTILSRCQIFDFNRIGVEDIVGHLQYVAEQEGVQAEQDALHIIAQKADGAMRDALSIFDRMVSFSGNELTYQAVIDNLNILDYEYYFKLVDHLLAQDISSSLLLFDEILQRGFDGHHFIGGLAEHLRNLLVCQDEVTLQLLQVGERIKARYREQSQSCSMVWLVRALELTNGADVKYKTSNNQRLLVEITLMQLSSLDAEVKKKVVEEAGILAPAQAKTRYQSSASTPPQAESQESPAPVQTAAPASKPAPTPTPEPTPVPEPAPVAVTPPEPEVEKASTPEPVANAPVTVPSARRATAKRGRGATISINDLMDEQEKKAQEKPVVESDSPKGPADPFDQERLQYYWDLYCDKLKEEQKWSLMSTLNKHKPNLGAEYHVTFEVENNIQRNEIEKEKPELMEFLRTRLNNFHMQLEVIVLDHEQVKQLYTPQEKFKHMAEKNPALLDLRQRLDLDVDF; this comes from the coding sequence ATGGAGAATTTCATTGTTTCAGCGCGGAAATACCGTCCGCAGAATTTTGAGAGCGTGGTGGGCCAACAGTCCATTACACGCACCCTCCAAAATGCCATTAAAAGCAACCACCTCGCGCAAGCCCTCTTGTTTTGTGGCCCTCGAGGAGTGGGAAAAACCACCTGTGCGCGAATTCTGGCTAAAGCCATTAACCTGGACGATGCCGGAGTTGAGTTGACGGGTGGAGACGATGATTTCTCCTTCAACATTTTTGAACTGGATGCCGCATCGAATAACTCGGTAGACGACATTCGAAACCTCATCGACCAAGTACGCTTTGCTCCCCAACGCGGGAAATTCAAAGTCTACATCATCGATGAGGTCCACATGCTCAGCCAAGCGGCCTTCAACGCTTTTCTGAAAACGTTGGAAGAGCCACCCGCTCACGCCATCTTCATTTTGGCCACCACGGAGAAGCACAAGATCATTCCAACCATCTTGAGCCGATGCCAAATCTTTGACTTCAACCGCATTGGAGTGGAAGACATTGTGGGGCACCTTCAATACGTTGCCGAGCAAGAAGGTGTGCAAGCGGAACAAGACGCTCTGCACATCATTGCCCAAAAGGCGGATGGTGCCATGAGAGATGCCCTTTCCATCTTTGATCGGATGGTGAGCTTCTCCGGAAACGAATTGACCTATCAAGCGGTCATCGACAACCTCAACATCCTAGACTACGAGTACTATTTCAAGCTCGTGGATCACCTCTTGGCGCAGGACATCAGTTCTAGCCTGTTGTTGTTTGACGAAATTTTACAGCGTGGATTTGACGGACATCACTTCATCGGTGGTTTGGCAGAGCATCTGCGGAACCTACTGGTCTGCCAAGACGAAGTAACCCTTCAGCTTCTTCAAGTGGGTGAACGCATCAAGGCGCGGTACCGAGAGCAATCCCAGTCTTGTTCCATGGTTTGGCTGGTCCGAGCCCTTGAACTGACCAATGGCGCGGATGTCAAGTACAAGACCAGCAACAACCAACGCCTCTTGGTCGAGATTACGCTGATGCAATTGAGCTCCCTGGATGCGGAGGTAAAAAAAAAAGTAGTTGAAGAAGCGGGAATCCTCGCTCCTGCTCAGGCCAAAACGCGCTATCAGAGCAGCGCCTCCACTCCACCTCAAGCGGAATCTCAAGAAAGCCCAGCTCCAGTTCAAACTGCAGCGCCGGCTTCCAAGCCCGCGCCCACTCCAACTCCCGAACCTACGCCCGTTCCGGAACCTGCTCCCGTTGCCGTGACTCCTCCTGAGCCCGAGGTGGAAAAGGCGTCAACTCCTGAACCGGTGGCGAATGCTCCGGTGACGGTACCATCGGCCCGTAGGGCCACAGCCAAAAGAGGACGCGGCGCAACCATTTCCATCAATGACCTGATGGATGAGCAGGAGAAAAAAGCTCAGGAAAAGCCTGTTGTTGAGAGTGATTCTCCGAAAGGACCGGCGGATCCTTTTGATCAGGAGCGCCTTCAGTACTATTGGGACCTCTATTGCGATAAGCTCAAAGAAGAGCAGAAATGGAGCTTGATGAGTACACTGAACAAGCACAAGCCAAATCTTGGTGCCGAGTATCATGTGACCTTTGAAGTGGAGAACAACATCCAGCGGAACGAGATCGAGAAGGAGAAACCCGAGCTCATGGAGTTCCTGCGCACGCGACTCAACAACTTCCACATGCAACTCGAGGTCATTGTGCTGGATCACGAGCAAGTCAAGCAACTCTACACGCCCCAGGAGAAGTTCAAGCACATGGCCGAAAAGAACCCCGCCTTACTCGATTTGCGCCAGCGCCTAGACCTCGACGTCGATTTTTAA
- a CDS encoding 30S ribosomal protein S18: MKEAQSKGGGQGDIRYLTPLSIDTGKKEKYCRFKKAGIKFIDYKDPDFLLKLVNEQGKILPRRLTGTSLKYQRKVATAIKRARHLALMPYVGDMLK; encoded by the coding sequence ATGAAAGAAGCCCAATCGAAGGGCGGAGGTCAAGGAGACATTCGTTACTTGACGCCTCTAAGTATCGACACCGGTAAAAAAGAAAAATACTGCCGCTTCAAAAAAGCAGGCATCAAATTCATCGACTACAAGGATCCAGATTTCTTGTTGAAGTTGGTGAACGAGCAAGGAAAAATCTTGCCTCGCCGATTGACCGGTACCTCATTGAAGTATCAACGTAAAGTTGCCACGGCTATCAAACGTGCTCGTCACTTAGCACTGATGCCATACGTGGGTGACATGCTTAAATAA
- a CDS encoding glycosyl hydrolase, whose amino-acid sequence MKKYYTLLLAFCTLLASAQSDDGYWLKSGDLGTFSFRNLGPALTSGRIADFAVNPEDRAEYYVAVASGGVWKTTNAGSTYKPIFDSQGSYSIGCVTMDPNNSNVIWVGTGENNNQRSVAYGDGVYRSRDGGKSWKNMGLKTSEHIGMITVDPRNSNVVYVAAYGPLWSAGGERGVYKTTDGGENWELILEVSEHTGFNEIHLDPRNPDILYATAHQRRRHVWTYISGGPESAIYKSEDGGANWRKLKSGLPSGDVGRIGMAVSPADPDVLYAIIEAASESGGFFRSTDRGESWSKMNSLSTSGNYYQELVPHPNDVNTVYVMNTYGYVTRDGGANFDDTGERNKHVDNHCLWIDPNDEDYLLAGCDGGVYESFDRAATWKYHPNLPVTQFYKVSLDRAKPFYNVYGGTQDNFSMGGPSQTIDDAGIPNEKWFLTKGGDGFETQVDPTDPNIIYAQSQYGFLVRYDRQSGERVDIKPMPKPGEDALVYNWDAPLIISPHSHTRLYFGANRLYKSDDRGQSWEAISEDMTRGLDRNALPVMDRVWSVDAVMKNKSTSIYGALVALHESAVKPGLLYAGSDDGLIHVTDNDGGEWKTYDDFPGVPERTYVNYLLASQHDEGTVYAVFNNHKNGDFKPYILKSTNKGASWSSIASNLPERGSVYCIAEDHENPNILFCGTEFGAFVSIDGGDHWVQLKSGLPTIAVRDMEIQPEHNDLVLASFGRGFYVLDDYSPLREMSDELMENEAHIFEIPDALMYREASPNIYGKNGFKGETYWSAENPSFGATITYYLKESLSTRKGARKKAEAKLAKNGNDTPYPSYEELLAEDTEEKPYVYFDITDADGNLVRRMKASASKGIHQITWDFEYQSLDPISTKAKNVFYDAGGSFPAVPGTYYISLHQVDTSGIRTLVEAQEFNCVPLNNVSLPASDEAALLAFFNDLRDLNRIVYGARDARSELVSQWAHLRGLMQQTNAFNSTNAAAMNDLKDRLHQLKITLDGDATLSSREFATVPSISNRLGMTAYYAWSVRSEPTEQQLENAAYIREAIGPVLDELRSIDGALTELYSQMDGTGLPYLPGQIPSLDD is encoded by the coding sequence ATGAAAAAATACTACACTTTACTACTCGCTTTTTGTACCCTACTTGCCTCAGCACAATCCGATGATGGCTATTGGCTGAAGTCGGGTGACTTAGGCACCTTCTCTTTTCGAAACCTCGGACCTGCACTGACCTCTGGTCGTATTGCAGACTTCGCCGTCAATCCTGAAGATCGAGCCGAATACTACGTGGCTGTGGCTTCCGGAGGAGTTTGGAAAACAACGAATGCCGGGTCGACGTACAAGCCCATATTCGACAGCCAAGGCTCCTATTCCATCGGCTGTGTCACCATGGATCCGAACAACTCCAATGTTATTTGGGTGGGAACCGGTGAAAACAACAACCAACGCTCTGTCGCATACGGTGACGGTGTGTACAGAAGCCGCGATGGCGGAAAGTCCTGGAAGAACATGGGACTGAAGACCTCCGAGCACATCGGGATGATCACCGTGGACCCACGCAACAGCAATGTGGTCTACGTGGCCGCCTACGGACCACTATGGAGTGCCGGTGGCGAGCGCGGAGTGTACAAGACCACCGACGGTGGTGAGAACTGGGAGCTCATTTTGGAAGTTTCTGAGCACACCGGCTTCAATGAAATTCACCTAGATCCGCGCAATCCGGATATTCTTTACGCTACTGCGCACCAAAGACGACGTCATGTCTGGACGTATATCTCCGGTGGACCGGAATCGGCTATCTACAAATCCGAAGACGGTGGAGCGAACTGGCGCAAGCTAAAGTCCGGGCTTCCATCTGGCGATGTCGGTCGAATTGGAATGGCGGTGAGTCCTGCGGATCCGGACGTGCTTTACGCCATCATTGAAGCTGCATCTGAATCAGGAGGTTTTTTCCGCTCAACGGACCGCGGTGAGAGCTGGAGCAAGATGAACTCCTTAAGTACCAGCGGAAACTACTACCAAGAGCTCGTACCTCATCCCAATGATGTGAACACGGTTTATGTCATGAACACCTACGGGTATGTGACCCGCGATGGCGGAGCCAACTTTGACGATACCGGAGAGCGAAACAAGCACGTAGACAACCACTGCCTGTGGATTGATCCGAATGACGAAGACTATTTACTCGCCGGTTGTGACGGTGGGGTATACGAGAGTTTTGACCGTGCGGCGACCTGGAAGTACCATCCAAACCTACCCGTAACTCAGTTCTACAAGGTGAGCTTGGACCGCGCAAAACCCTTCTACAACGTGTACGGTGGAACCCAAGATAACTTCAGCATGGGCGGCCCTTCACAGACCATCGACGACGCGGGTATTCCCAACGAAAAGTGGTTCCTCACCAAGGGAGGAGATGGGTTTGAAACCCAAGTCGACCCCACTGATCCCAACATCATTTACGCTCAGAGCCAATATGGTTTCTTGGTACGTTATGATCGTCAATCTGGAGAGCGCGTGGACATCAAGCCCATGCCCAAACCGGGTGAAGATGCCCTCGTATACAACTGGGATGCTCCACTCATCATCAGCCCACACAGCCACACTCGACTTTACTTTGGGGCAAACCGCCTTTATAAAAGCGACGACCGCGGACAGAGTTGGGAAGCCATTAGCGAAGATATGACGCGCGGATTAGACCGAAACGCACTGCCTGTCATGGACCGCGTTTGGAGTGTGGATGCCGTGATGAAAAACAAAAGCACCAGTATTTATGGGGCCTTGGTGGCCCTGCATGAAAGTGCCGTCAAGCCAGGTCTGCTTTACGCCGGATCCGATGATGGTCTCATCCACGTTACTGACAACGACGGCGGCGAGTGGAAAACCTATGATGATTTCCCCGGAGTTCCAGAGCGCACCTATGTCAATTATCTGTTGGCCTCTCAGCACGATGAGGGAACGGTTTACGCCGTCTTCAACAACCACAAGAACGGAGACTTCAAGCCTTATATCTTGAAATCCACGAATAAAGGCGCAAGCTGGAGTTCTATTGCATCAAATCTGCCGGAGCGCGGTTCCGTTTACTGTATTGCCGAAGATCATGAGAACCCCAACATCCTGTTCTGCGGAACGGAGTTTGGTGCCTTTGTCAGTATAGATGGCGGAGACCACTGGGTTCAGCTAAAGTCGGGATTGCCTACGATTGCCGTTCGAGACATGGAGATTCAGCCCGAGCACAACGACTTGGTCCTTGCGAGTTTTGGTCGAGGGTTTTATGTGCTAGACGATTACTCCCCTCTTCGCGAAATGAGCGACGAATTGATGGAAAATGAAGCGCATATCTTCGAGATCCCCGATGCGCTGATGTATCGTGAAGCATCGCCGAACATTTATGGCAAAAACGGCTTCAAGGGCGAGACCTATTGGTCCGCTGAGAACCCTTCCTTTGGGGCCACCATTACCTATTATCTGAAGGAGAGCTTATCCACCCGTAAGGGTGCTCGAAAAAAAGCTGAAGCGAAATTGGCCAAGAACGGGAACGACACCCCCTATCCGAGCTATGAAGAACTCCTTGCAGAGGATACTGAAGAAAAGCCCTACGTCTATTTCGACATCACCGATGCCGATGGAAATCTGGTGCGCCGGATGAAGGCCTCAGCCAGCAAGGGTATTCACCAAATCACCTGGGATTTTGAGTATCAGAGCTTAGATCCGATCTCAACCAAGGCGAAGAATGTATTTTACGACGCTGGAGGAAGTTTCCCGGCCGTTCCGGGAACCTATTACATCAGTCTTCACCAGGTGGATACTTCTGGAATACGTACCCTTGTTGAAGCTCAGGAATTCAATTGTGTCCCTCTGAATAATGTGTCCCTTCCTGCCTCGGATGAAGCGGCTCTATTGGCCTTTTTCAATGATTTGCGAGATCTGAATCGAATTGTATATGGTGCTCGTGATGCTCGTTCAGAATTGGTTTCGCAGTGGGCGCACCTCAGGGGACTGATGCAACAAACGAACGCCTTTAATAGCACCAATGCGGCGGCAATGAATGATCTCAAAGACCGATTGCATCAATTGAAGATCACCTTGGACGGTGATGCAACATTGAGCAGTCGAGAGTTTGCCACCGTACCGAGCATCAGCAATCGATTGGGCATGACGGCTTACTACGCGTGGAGTGTGCGTTCCGAGCCGACCGAACAGCAGCTGGAAAATGCCGCTTACATTCGCGAAGCCATTGGGCCGGTCTTGGATGAATTACGAAGCATTGATGGAGCATTGACAGAACTATACAGCCAAATGGACGGGACTGGATTGCCCTATTTGCCTGGTCAAATTCCTTCATTGGACGATTGA
- a CDS encoding DUF4159 domain-containing protein: MKKSIFFILFLGTLGLHAQSFKLAVAKYRGGGDWYSNPSSITNLISYCNDQLGTDIDPDYDIVEVGSPELYNYPFVHMTGHGNVVFDAQEAENIRQYLIAGGFLHIDDNYGMDPYIRPELKKVFPELELVELPFDHPIYHSRFNFDNGLPKVHEHDDLPPQGLGLIYEGRLVVFYSYESDLGDGWEDAEVHNDSPQIREQALQMGANLIQFVFLGEENP; encoded by the coding sequence ATGAAGAAATCCATCTTTTTCATCTTATTCTTAGGCACTTTAGGACTCCATGCCCAGAGCTTCAAGTTGGCCGTGGCTAAATACCGTGGAGGCGGTGATTGGTATTCGAATCCAAGCAGCATCACAAACCTTATTTCTTATTGTAATGATCAACTCGGAACGGATATAGATCCCGACTACGATATCGTTGAAGTGGGTAGTCCTGAACTGTACAATTACCCCTTTGTGCATATGACGGGGCATGGCAATGTCGTCTTTGATGCTCAAGAAGCAGAGAACATTCGCCAATACCTGATTGCCGGTGGATTTCTCCATATTGATGATAACTACGGAATGGACCCCTATATCCGTCCGGAGTTGAAAAAGGTCTTTCCCGAGTTAGAATTGGTTGAGCTTCCCTTTGATCACCCCATTTACCACAGTCGTTTCAACTTCGATAATGGACTTCCCAAGGTGCACGAGCACGATGACCTTCCACCCCAGGGTTTAGGCCTTATTTACGAAGGTCGACTAGTGGTCTTCTACTCCTATGAAAGTGATCTCGGCGACGGGTGGGAAGACGCCGAAGTTCATAACGACAGTCCCCAAATTCGTGAGCAAGCACTTCAAATGGGAGCTAACTTGATCCAATTCGTATTTTTAGGCGAAGAAAACCCATAG